Proteins from one Entomospira culicis genomic window:
- a CDS encoding cation:dicarboxylate symporter family transporter, translating into MGKKKMPLLVKLILGIVLGIAIGLSTKAMGFLLPIQLLATFNGLFGSFLSFVVPLLILSFVSVGIADLGGGAGKLLGLSVGMAYVSTIVFTLLAMFASQLIVFPALLTPNAVFSDLIDNPKNFLVSGLFSIPMPPALDVMTALLLAFVLGVGLTKIGDMGKPLFQGLLAFQKIIEKLIAAILIPLLPIHIAGVFANMSYGGKAFEVMRMMMVVFGIILSYHAITLVIHFVVASIVQKKSPLKLFLTMFPAYVTALGTQSSAASIPVSKQQMKQAGVREDIANFTAPLFATIHMPGSAITISTIAFSLMYMSGAPFDYSVAINFVLMLGIAMVAAPGVPGGAVMAASAILISIMGFGETLLALTIAMHLAQDSFGTACNVTADGALSLEIDAIAGKMKE; encoded by the coding sequence GTGGGTAAGAAAAAGATGCCGTTGTTGGTAAAGTTGATATTAGGGATTGTGCTGGGTATTGCGATAGGATTAAGCACGAAGGCGATGGGATTCCTCTTGCCAATTCAGCTACTTGCAACATTTAATGGCTTATTTGGTAGCTTCTTAAGCTTTGTTGTCCCGTTATTGATCCTCTCCTTTGTCTCGGTGGGGATTGCCGATTTAGGAGGTGGCGCGGGAAAGTTGTTGGGTTTATCGGTGGGTATGGCGTATGTAAGTACGATTGTCTTTACCTTATTGGCGATGTTTGCTTCCCAGCTCATCGTCTTTCCTGCGCTCTTAACGCCGAATGCGGTCTTTAGCGATCTTATTGATAATCCAAAAAATTTCTTGGTGAGCGGTCTCTTTAGTATTCCGATGCCTCCCGCATTAGATGTGATGACGGCACTGCTTTTAGCATTTGTTTTGGGGGTCGGTCTCACCAAAATTGGCGATATGGGCAAGCCTCTCTTTCAAGGCTTGCTTGCCTTTCAGAAGATCATTGAGAAGTTGATCGCAGCGATCCTTATTCCCTTGTTACCGATTCATATTGCCGGAGTCTTTGCTAATATGAGCTATGGGGGCAAGGCTTTTGAGGTGATGCGGATGATGATGGTGGTCTTTGGGATTATCTTGAGTTACCATGCGATTACGCTCGTGATCCACTTTGTAGTTGCCTCTATTGTACAAAAGAAGAGTCCGTTAAAACTCTTTTTGACGATGTTTCCGGCATATGTAACGGCGCTAGGTACGCAGTCTAGTGCGGCGAGTATTCCAGTGAGCAAGCAACAGATGAAGCAAGCGGGGGTGCGCGAGGATATTGCTAACTTTACCGCCCCTCTCTTTGCAACCATCCACATGCCAGGTAGCGCGATTACGATTAGTACGATTGCTTTCTCTTTAATGTATATGAGTGGTGCTCCTTTTGATTATAGCGTGGCGATTAACTTTGTGTTGATGCTAGGGATTGCGATGGTAGCAGCCCCTGGGGTTCCTGGGGGGGCGGTGATGGCAGCTTCGGCGATTTTGATCTCGATTATGGGGTTTGGCGAGACACTATTAGCGCTTACCATTGCGATGCATTTAGCGCAAGACTCCTTTGGTACGGCCTGTAATGTTACGGCAGATGGTGCATTATCCTTGGAGATCGACGCGATAGCTGGTAAAATGAAAGAATAA
- a CDS encoding cation:dicarboxylate symporter family transporter, which produces MATRKKIPLLLKLVLGIVLGLMVGSLLGRFQVVWPVRVFATFNGLFSTFLSFVVPLLILSFVTMGIADLGKGAGRMLGLSVGLAYVSTAFFVGLAIFSFRLLLPYMGLEGGGFQQMMDNPNDFLLTGYFSIPLPPVMDVLTALVLAFVLGLGLTGLSSKENALYEGAHIFQGIIEKLIDRAILPLLPLHITGVFMNMSYSGEAKHVMSMMLVVFLFVVSFQILTLFVHFGLAGVMTKRNPFKLLWEMFPAYVTALGTRSSAASIPVTRRQMTVIGVDEDIADFTTPLFSAIHMPGNAISVGIIAFSLAAIAGIEVSLADTFGLIFMLGIIMVAAPGIPGGAILAAMGFLQTNFGFSEALITLAIAMDFATDPTGTATNVTADGALALEVQAIMEKKEKAK; this is translated from the coding sequence GTGGCTACAAGGAAAAAAATTCCCTTATTATTGAAGTTGGTGCTGGGAATTGTTTTGGGTTTGATGGTGGGGTCTCTGTTGGGGCGATTTCAGGTGGTATGGCCAGTGCGCGTCTTTGCGACGTTTAATGGATTATTTAGCACCTTTTTAAGCTTTGTTGTCCCGCTATTGATTCTCTCTTTTGTTACGATGGGTATTGCCGATTTGGGCAAGGGCGCAGGGCGAATGCTAGGATTATCGGTGGGGCTTGCCTATGTGAGTACGGCATTTTTTGTGGGCTTGGCGATCTTTTCTTTTCGCTTGTTGCTTCCTTATATGGGTTTGGAAGGGGGTGGCTTTCAACAGATGATGGACAACCCTAATGACTTCTTACTTACCGGCTACTTTAGTATCCCTTTACCGCCGGTGATGGATGTGCTTACGGCGCTGGTGCTTGCGTTTGTCTTGGGCTTGGGCTTAACCGGCTTGTCGAGCAAGGAGAACGCGCTTTATGAAGGAGCGCATATTTTTCAAGGGATTATTGAGAAGCTAATTGATCGCGCGATTTTACCGCTTTTGCCTTTACATATCACAGGTGTCTTTATGAACATGAGTTATAGTGGTGAGGCTAAGCACGTGATGAGTATGATGCTGGTGGTTTTTTTGTTTGTGGTTAGCTTCCAAATTTTGACACTTTTTGTGCACTTTGGTTTGGCTGGAGTGATGACTAAGCGCAATCCATTTAAATTGCTTTGGGAAATGTTTCCTGCGTATGTTACTGCGCTGGGCACACGATCTAGCGCCGCCTCGATTCCTGTAACGCGCCGTCAAATGACGGTGATTGGGGTGGATGAAGATATCGCTGACTTTACTACGCCGCTCTTTTCGGCAATTCACATGCCTGGTAATGCGATTAGTGTTGGCATTATTGCGTTCTCTTTGGCAGCGATTGCAGGCATTGAGGTCTCCTTGGCAGATACTTTTGGGTTAATCTTTATGTTAGGCATTATTATGGTGGCCGCACCAGGAATTCCGGGTGGAGCGATTTTGGCAGCGATGGGCTTTTTACAAACCAATTTTGGTTTTAGTGAAGCATTGATCACTCTAGCCATTGCGATGGATTTTGCTACCGATCCCACAGGAACAGCAACCAATGTAACCGCCGATGGGGCGTTGGCGCTCGAAGTGCAAGCGATTATGGAAAAGAAAGAAAAAGCGAAGTAG
- a CDS encoding phosphoglycerate kinase codes for MELRTIREADLAGKKVVMRVDFNVPMKEGKVQDDTRIKAALESINYILAQKPRYLVLMSHLGDPKKDFKKAQEKAEKEGKSLDQETFFAAKNRMKNVAEYLANLIGKPVAFSAQTTGTQAQAVCDSAPESGIIMLENTRFDSRETSKEASEREAMAKELASLGEVYVNDAFGTAHRAHASTETLAHFLPAYAGFLMEKEVAYLDPIVSNPQKPMVAIVGGAKVSSKIAVLESLLKNAHTLIIGGGMAFTFLKAQGHTVGKSLVEDDFIDTAKSLLAKAKEMNVQILLPVDHLASAEFADVEPTYVDAIDLPENLMGLDAGKKSVELYAKALENAKTVVWNGPLGVFEFKHFEFGTHEIAKVVASLKAKGGITVVGGGDSVAAVNKFGLAEKMSHVSTGGGASLEYLEGKALPGIVALKK; via the coding sequence ATGGAGCTACGAACCATCCGTGAAGCCGATTTGGCTGGTAAAAAAGTGGTAATGCGTGTTGATTTCAACGTGCCAATGAAAGAGGGTAAAGTCCAAGACGACACCCGCATTAAGGCAGCATTGGAATCTATTAACTACATTCTAGCCCAAAAACCCCGCTATTTGGTCTTAATGAGCCACTTGGGTGATCCCAAAAAAGATTTCAAAAAAGCCCAAGAAAAGGCGGAAAAAGAGGGCAAATCTCTCGACCAAGAGACCTTCTTTGCGGCCAAAAATCGTATGAAAAACGTTGCAGAGTACCTTGCTAATCTCATCGGTAAGCCCGTAGCCTTTAGCGCACAGACCACCGGTACTCAAGCCCAAGCCGTCTGCGATAGCGCCCCTGAATCGGGCATCATTATGCTAGAGAACACCCGCTTTGATAGTCGCGAAACCAGCAAAGAGGCCAGCGAACGCGAAGCCATGGCCAAAGAGCTCGCAAGCCTTGGCGAAGTCTATGTAAACGATGCCTTTGGTACCGCACACCGCGCCCACGCCAGCACCGAGACGCTTGCGCACTTCTTACCAGCTTACGCGGGATTCCTCATGGAAAAAGAGGTTGCCTACCTCGATCCGATCGTAAGCAATCCCCAAAAACCGATGGTTGCTATCGTAGGTGGGGCAAAGGTATCTAGCAAAATCGCCGTATTGGAGAGCCTCCTCAAGAACGCACACACCCTTATTATTGGTGGTGGTATGGCCTTCACCTTCCTCAAAGCGCAGGGACATACCGTGGGTAAGAGCCTCGTAGAAGATGACTTTATCGACACCGCCAAGAGCCTCTTAGCCAAAGCCAAAGAGATGAATGTGCAAATTCTTCTGCCCGTCGATCACCTTGCCTCTGCCGAATTTGCTGATGTGGAGCCTACTTATGTTGACGCTATCGACCTGCCAGAGAACCTGATGGGTCTTGATGCGGGTAAAAAGAGTGTCGAGCTCTATGCCAAGGCGCTAGAAAATGCCAAGACGGTGGTCTGGAATGGTCCACTTGGTGTCTTTGAGTTTAAGCACTTTGAATTTGGTACCCACGAAATCGCTAAAGTTGTCGCTAGCCTCAAGGCTAAAGGTGGTATCACCGTTGTTGGTGGCGGCGACTCGGTGGCGGCGGTCAATAAGTTTGGTCTCGCAGAGAAGATGTCCCACGTCTCTACCGGCGGTGGCGCTAGCCTTGAGTATCTCGAAGGCAAAGCTCTACCTGGTATCGTCGCACTGAAAAAGTAG
- a CDS encoding endonuclease III domain-containing protein, translated as MPPITPIYPTAFEVLIFCIISLRTKDEVAYPSADRLFTLGRTPMAIAKLSVEAIAQAIYPAGFYQRKASQIWAIAQDLASKGMEQPPADREALLTYTGVGLKTANLTLSRGFNIPAICVDIHVHRIANRLGFIQSNDPDESERLLREHIPQRYWSKINPILVYWGQHYCGAKAKCNLCPVRSDCPVG; from the coding sequence ATGCCCCCAATTACACCGATCTATCCAACGGCCTTTGAGGTGTTAATCTTCTGTATCATCTCGTTGCGCACCAAAGATGAGGTGGCTTATCCCTCCGCTGACCGTCTCTTTACCTTGGGGCGTACTCCGATGGCGATCGCGAAACTATCGGTAGAAGCGATCGCGCAGGCGATCTATCCTGCGGGGTTTTATCAGCGTAAAGCCAGCCAAATTTGGGCGATTGCACAAGATCTTGCTAGCAAAGGAATGGAGCAACCGCCTGCTGATCGGGAGGCGCTCTTAACCTATACAGGCGTTGGGCTCAAGACGGCGAATCTGACCTTGTCGCGTGGGTTTAACATCCCAGCCATCTGCGTCGATATTCACGTGCATCGTATTGCTAATCGCCTAGGCTTTATTCAGAGTAACGACCCCGATGAGAGCGAGCGTCTGTTGCGGGAGCATATCCCACAACGCTATTGGAGTAAGATTAACCCCATTTTGGTCTACTGGGGTCAACACTACTGCGGAGCCAAAGCTAAGTGCAATCTCTGCCCCGTACGGAGTGATTGTCCTGTTGGCTAG
- a CDS encoding MFS transporter, with protein sequence MNNANPHPRWQMIVGAILFAEMLTIAAFTVTVPILPLILADFFALEGEQLTRWTGYLSAGPSFAMMILMPVWGILADKFGKRLMLARALATGILIVGLMSFVQSPLQLLILQTLQGGFTGSIAAATVLILFYTPKGKIVSSLALLQVAIYVGKSIGPMIGGAVYDQFGGRLNFPITVVILAIALGVLLAFVPKDASKSQAALHKKATQSTQNRAKPALHPFLILLIGMTFSIAIAFSLVNSLFVIYVKEMIHAIPTLADRIGSINGTIMASANLAVAVGALAFSRLSKHIKMEKTLLIAVVGAALFYIPQIYAPNWQSLLVIRTIESFFVGGVTPALQYFITRYAHPNRQGTIFGINRSFDGLGLTLGPLLGTQLLVFSQNNFQPVFFTGSLLLLSLAALFSLAVYKERKNSPELLCACQAT encoded by the coding sequence ATGAATAATGCAAACCCTCACCCACGTTGGCAAATGATTGTCGGGGCGATCCTTTTTGCCGAGATGCTGACCATCGCTGCCTTTACCGTTACCGTACCGATTCTCCCGTTAATTTTAGCCGACTTCTTTGCCCTCGAAGGAGAACAACTCACACGCTGGACAGGCTATTTAAGCGCAGGGCCTTCATTTGCTATGATGATTTTAATGCCAGTTTGGGGCATTTTGGCCGACAAATTTGGTAAACGCTTGATGCTGGCTCGCGCGTTAGCCACGGGCATTCTGATTGTCGGCTTAATGAGCTTTGTGCAGAGTCCGCTCCAACTGCTCATTTTGCAGACGTTGCAAGGTGGCTTTACTGGCTCTATCGCCGCCGCTACGGTATTGATTCTCTTTTATACACCCAAAGGTAAGATCGTCTCCTCGCTTGCGCTTCTGCAGGTGGCCATTTATGTAGGCAAGAGCATTGGCCCGATGATCGGTGGGGCGGTCTACGATCAATTTGGTGGACGCCTCAACTTCCCAATCACCGTCGTAATCCTCGCCATCGCCCTAGGCGTGCTCTTGGCATTCGTCCCCAAAGACGCTTCCAAAAGTCAAGCCGCTCTCCACAAAAAAGCAACGCAATCTACACAAAATCGAGCAAAACCTGCACTTCACCCCTTCTTAATCCTTCTTATTGGTATGACATTTTCTATTGCCATTGCCTTCTCCTTGGTCAATTCGCTCTTTGTTATCTACGTAAAAGAGATGATCCACGCCATTCCCACCCTCGCTGATCGTATCGGGAGCATCAACGGCACGATTATGGCTAGCGCTAACTTAGCCGTTGCCGTAGGAGCACTCGCCTTTAGTCGCCTAAGCAAGCATATCAAGATGGAGAAGACGCTCCTTATCGCCGTGGTGGGGGCAGCGCTCTTTTATATTCCGCAAATCTACGCGCCTAATTGGCAATCGTTGCTGGTTATTCGCACCATCGAGAGCTTCTTTGTGGGTGGCGTTACCCCCGCACTCCAATACTTTATTACGCGTTACGCCCATCCAAATCGACAAGGGACAATCTTTGGTATCAACCGCTCCTTTGACGGCTTAGGGCTCACCCTAGGACCGCTCCTTGGCACGCAGTTGCTCGTCTTTAGCCAGAATAACTTCCAACCCGTCTTCTTTACCGGATCGCTCTTACTGCTAAGCCTTGCCGCGCTCTTTAGCCTCGCCGTATACAAGGAACGCAAGAACTCCCCCGAACTGCTCTGCGCCTGCCAAGCTACCTAG
- a CDS encoding GIN domain-containing protein — translation MRDMFVGGDMKKYAILMVWWALLPFGLFAQTQLLYREASERLDVDHTLDFLLKGHFSVTVEQGDSFGVFVSPYIAKNAKIKRQKGRLEISLSKGGEVYLEGEKIRIVLARGEEIPQLSMNLARPWRLFGIGSSRGTTSFFMKNIKINKFLLTYSAQQTIDIRNISAEEFRLVGSGSGKGELHGIQAKRMDVKNSGSMALLLEAITATEMTMQSSGSAEFILNNLELVRLALENSGSIRWQLDNARVQEMHAKSSGSAKIAVERSPMQLVDLSNSGSMQMKHLSLVDLLRVKSSGSFHGEFILKNTLHWIKNSGSAKLTLAGQSKIDLHNSGSLHINDQRYRGDFKGILAIVP, via the coding sequence ATGAGAGATATGTTCGTGGGAGGTGATATGAAAAAGTATGCGATATTGATGGTGTGGTGGGCGCTTTTGCCCTTTGGGCTCTTTGCGCAAACGCAGTTGCTTTATCGGGAGGCTAGCGAGCGTCTTGATGTGGATCACACCTTAGATTTTCTCTTGAAGGGACACTTTAGTGTAACGGTGGAGCAAGGGGATAGTTTTGGGGTTTTTGTCTCGCCGTATATTGCAAAAAACGCTAAAATTAAACGTCAAAAAGGGCGTTTAGAGATTTCCCTTTCCAAGGGTGGCGAGGTTTATCTGGAAGGAGAAAAGATTCGCATTGTCTTGGCACGGGGAGAAGAAATTCCGCAGTTGTCGATGAATTTAGCGCGTCCTTGGCGCTTATTTGGAATTGGATCTTCACGGGGAACAACCTCATTTTTTATGAAAAATATTAAGATAAATAAATTTTTATTAACTTATAGTGCGCAACAAACCATCGATATCCGTAACATTTCCGCCGAGGAGTTTCGTCTGGTGGGCAGTGGGTCGGGTAAGGGTGAGCTTCATGGCATTCAAGCTAAGCGCATGGATGTGAAGAATAGCGGATCGATGGCGCTTCTCTTAGAGGCAATAACCGCAACCGAAATGACGATGCAGAGCAGTGGATCGGCGGAATTTATCCTAAATAATCTCGAGTTGGTGCGTCTTGCTTTAGAAAATAGTGGGTCGATACGTTGGCAGTTGGATAATGCGCGCGTGCAAGAGATGCATGCCAAAAGCTCCGGTAGTGCTAAGATAGCGGTGGAGCGTTCGCCGATGCAGTTGGTCGATCTCTCGAATTCGGGGTCGATGCAGATGAAACACCTTAGCCTTGTCGATCTGTTACGCGTAAAAAGCAGTGGAAGTTTTCACGGAGAATTTATCCTTAAAAATACGTTACATTGGATCAAAAATAGTGGATCGGCTAAGCTTACCCTCGCTGGGCAGAGCAAGATCGATCTCCATAATTCAGGAAGCTTACATATTAATGATCAACGTTATCGTGGTGATTTTAAGGGAATTTTGGCCATTGTCCCTTAG
- a CDS encoding MFS transporter, producing MKPIKVPLFPLARWQSIVLTILIAQGITVGAYAFTTPVLAFILKDLFGLEGEELVRWNGWMFVAQGATMALLSPVWGVLADKMGKRLMLVRAMMGGMVVLFLMTFVQSPMQLLILRLLQGAFTGSIAAATVLILFFTPKEKSATTLALLQVSIYMGGSLGPLVGGALYDYLLRFDQLNQTQLSGRANFLFTAILLAISSFLILRFVPKDRVEGRPKDPQASQRSKFQFTLFKENPLLLILLLAGMIVSISFSLVTPIFPLFVKSIVPDTLDLGTISGIIIGSASITLALGAIFFAKMGKRFSMSHLLLIALTGAALFYIPQVYATSWQMLLIFRLIASFFVGGITPGLNYLISSNAPNHKHGIVFGLVASLNAVGSALGPALGVWVVSDNQFYSAFIMSAGLLMALVIILMLSPNIIAPKPATPTDIPNDKS from the coding sequence ATGAAGCCGATCAAAGTACCCCTCTTTCCCCTAGCACGATGGCAAAGCATCGTCTTAACGATATTGATTGCCCAAGGCATTACCGTAGGTGCCTATGCCTTCACCACGCCTGTCCTTGCCTTTATCCTCAAAGATCTCTTTGGACTAGAAGGCGAAGAGCTCGTGCGCTGGAATGGTTGGATGTTTGTGGCGCAAGGGGCAACCATGGCGTTGCTCTCGCCGGTGTGGGGCGTACTCGCCGATAAGATGGGCAAGCGCCTCATGCTGGTTCGCGCGATGATGGGGGGCATGGTGGTACTCTTCCTCATGACCTTTGTCCAAAGTCCGATGCAACTGCTCATTTTACGTCTACTTCAAGGCGCATTCACGGGGTCGATCGCGGCAGCCACCGTACTCATTCTCTTCTTCACCCCAAAAGAGAAGAGCGCCACGACGCTCGCGCTATTACAAGTCTCCATTTATATGGGAGGAAGCCTAGGGCCGCTGGTCGGTGGTGCGCTCTACGACTACCTGCTTCGCTTCGATCAACTTAACCAAACCCAGCTAAGTGGACGCGCCAATTTTCTCTTTACCGCGATCCTGCTTGCGATCTCTTCCTTCCTTATCTTACGCTTTGTCCCTAAAGATAGAGTAGAAGGACGCCCCAAAGATCCACAAGCAAGCCAAAGATCAAAATTCCAATTCACGCTCTTTAAAGAGAACCCGCTCCTCTTGATTTTGCTTCTCGCCGGTATGATCGTCAGCATCTCTTTCTCCTTGGTTACGCCCATCTTCCCACTCTTCGTCAAGAGCATCGTCCCCGATACCTTAGACTTAGGAACCATCTCGGGAATCATTATTGGTAGCGCATCCATTACGCTAGCATTGGGTGCGATCTTTTTTGCCAAAATGGGTAAGCGCTTCTCCATGAGCCACCTCTTACTCATTGCGCTTACTGGCGCGGCGCTCTTTTATATTCCACAAGTCTACGCCACCTCTTGGCAGATGCTCCTTATCTTCAGGCTCATCGCCAGCTTCTTCGTTGGAGGCATCACCCCCGGTCTCAACTACCTCATCTCTAGCAATGCACCAAATCATAAACACGGCATCGTCTTTGGGCTGGTCGCCTCGCTCAATGCGGTGGGTTCGGCACTAGGCCCTGCACTAGGCGTATGGGTGGTATCCGACAACCAATTTTACAGCGCCTTTATCATGAGCGCCGGATTATTGATGGCACTGGTGATCATTTTGATGCTCTCGCCTAACATCATTGCGCCCAAACCAGCCACGCCTACCGACATCCCCAACGACAAGAGCTAA
- a CDS encoding MATE family efflux transporter, whose translation MMNIQMIIWGSLAFVGVAGLIFAFRDKLVSKHNLLDGSISRGVIGFTIPLLISGFFQQFYTTVDTIMLSQFVGDNAVGAVGPSGMIFFLVLSAMIGFTAGGGVVIAHYFGAKDWTGLKRGIETFYIAMLIGSVIITIVGYLIAPFALRAVNLPDDLMDDAQEYLQILFLSTVFVFGYNGISSILRSTGDSITPLLFLIVSTAINIILDYLFIYLFGWGVQGAAWATFIAQGMSFVMALVYMGRHKYEHLRFHLHRLTFDRIIFRKMLRMGLPGSVQQTVISFSLVILSTLVNGHGTAYTNAYSAIQRLDSFIILPGMNFMLTISTFVGQNIGAKQFDRLKKGLMVTLLIGLGFSGLVSAIIAINPAFYLNFFVQGEQAVAIGVGYFHITIWFYPIATAMFIFSGAIRGSGHAMASMAISIFVSLILRIPVAMLLNTYMGVAGVWWSFVMTWVVGLTLNGVYWKSGAWRKGHALVS comes from the coding sequence ATGATGAATATACAGATGATTATTTGGGGAAGCCTCGCTTTTGTGGGAGTGGCTGGGTTGATTTTTGCGTTTAGAGATAAGTTGGTCTCTAAGCATAACTTATTGGACGGATCGATTAGCCGAGGGGTGATTGGCTTTACGATTCCGCTCTTAATTAGTGGATTTTTTCAACAATTTTATACCACTGTCGATACGATCATGTTGAGTCAATTTGTGGGCGACAACGCCGTAGGCGCGGTAGGGCCAAGTGGTATGATCTTCTTTTTGGTGCTCTCGGCGATGATAGGCTTTACTGCCGGTGGTGGTGTGGTGATTGCCCACTACTTTGGCGCGAAGGATTGGACGGGCTTGAAGCGAGGCATCGAGACGTTTTATATCGCAATGCTCATTGGCTCGGTGATCATCACGATTGTGGGCTACCTGATTGCTCCCTTTGCGCTACGTGCGGTTAATCTGCCGGATGATTTGATGGATGATGCGCAAGAGTATTTGCAAATTCTCTTTTTGAGTACAGTTTTTGTCTTTGGCTATAACGGTATTTCGAGCATTTTACGTAGCACCGGCGACTCAATTACGCCATTGCTCTTTTTAATTGTTAGTACGGCGATAAATATCATTTTAGATTATCTCTTTATTTATCTTTTTGGTTGGGGCGTGCAAGGTGCAGCGTGGGCGACGTTTATTGCGCAGGGAATGAGCTTTGTGATGGCGCTGGTCTATATGGGAAGGCATAAGTATGAGCACTTACGTTTTCACTTGCACCGTTTGACTTTTGATCGTATCATTTTCCGTAAGATGCTACGCATGGGCTTACCCGGCAGTGTGCAACAGACGGTTATCTCTTTTAGCTTAGTGATTTTAAGTACTCTAGTAAATGGGCATGGCACCGCATACACCAACGCCTATAGTGCAATTCAGCGCTTGGATAGTTTTATTATTTTACCTGGAATGAATTTTATGCTTACGATATCAACTTTTGTGGGACAGAATATTGGGGCAAAGCAGTTTGATCGTTTAAAAAAAGGTCTCATGGTTACGTTGCTGATAGGGTTGGGCTTTAGCGGATTGGTCTCGGCGATTATCGCGATAAATCCTGCATTTTATCTCAACTTTTTTGTGCAAGGCGAGCAGGCAGTTGCCATTGGTGTAGGATATTTTCATATTACGATTTGGTTCTATCCGATTGCAACAGCGATGTTTATCTTTAGTGGAGCGATTCGTGGTAGTGGGCATGCAATGGCCTCGATGGCGATCTCTATTTTTGTCTCGCTGATTTTACGCATTCCTGTTGCGATGTTACTCAATACTTACATGGGTGTAGCGGGAGTTTGGTGGTCTTTTGTGATGACTTGGGTTGTCGGATTGACCCTTAATGGAGTATACTGGAAGAGTGGGGCTTGGCGTAAGGGACATGCGCTTGTCTCCTAG
- a CDS encoding ABC transporter substrate-binding protein — protein MRKNSGRMLVLSFFLVGLLGCPQVAEESVVGEPDVAYQRIISTSLAGDALVIDLLAEHDLGRIVGLSSRFNRYGTDGHKEKILGASIPKDFSMELLAHVMLYQPDLILASQWSVNNEHRETLRRLGVRLYELEQPMRVEDIYAHVLELGTLLGDSTLQDARSLVHRLREIEERIVQRAQAMHSDKPRSVTAMDINHLGRAAVDGSNFAIVMELLGFVNIGAQLEGEAVAGYIPISDEQLIQLNPDILMVDPLMYERLTTEELFADLSAVRGGMLIRISDNLENIVAAPSHYLLFAALYLQEEILHRWQDFTLEMQENVEEL, from the coding sequence ATGCGTAAAAATAGCGGACGGATGCTGGTCTTATCGTTCTTTTTGGTGGGATTGCTGGGTTGTCCACAGGTGGCAGAAGAGAGCGTGGTAGGTGAGCCTGATGTGGCTTATCAGCGGATTATTTCTACCTCTTTGGCCGGGGATGCTTTGGTGATCGATCTCTTAGCCGAGCACGATTTGGGGCGGATTGTGGGATTATCAAGCCGTTTCAATCGCTATGGTACTGATGGGCATAAGGAGAAGATCTTAGGAGCGTCTATCCCTAAAGACTTTAGCATGGAATTGCTTGCGCATGTGATGTTATATCAACCAGATCTTATTTTGGCTAGCCAGTGGAGTGTGAACAACGAACATCGTGAGACGTTGCGTAGGCTTGGCGTGAGACTGTATGAATTAGAGCAACCCATGCGTGTAGAGGATATCTATGCACATGTGCTTGAGCTTGGCACATTGCTGGGCGATAGCACGTTGCAGGACGCACGTAGTTTGGTGCATCGTCTACGCGAGATTGAGGAGCGTATTGTGCAACGGGCACAGGCCATGCATAGCGATAAACCTCGATCTGTTACGGCGATGGATATCAACCACTTAGGGCGTGCAGCCGTAGATGGCTCGAATTTTGCTATTGTTATGGAACTTTTGGGATTTGTCAATATTGGTGCGCAACTAGAGGGGGAGGCGGTCGCAGGTTATATACCGATTAGCGATGAGCAATTAATCCAACTTAATCCTGACATCCTGATGGTTGATCCGCTTATGTACGAACGATTAACAACAGAAGAGCTCTTTGCCGACTTATCGGCAGTGCGTGGGGGAATGCTGATTCGTATCAGTGATAATCTGGAGAATATTGTGGCTGCGCCTAGTCATTATCTGCTCTTTGCTGCGCTCTACCTACAGGAGGAAATTTTGCATCGCTGGCAAGATTTTACTTTAGAGATGCAAGAAAATGTCGAAGAGCTTTAA